AACCTAAACCAACGTAAATTAGTAGTACTTTTTTAAGTCAAAAAAgcaaaatagaaagaaaacaatttCAACACATTTTATATCTCTCCCCGAATATGTGCATGTATTTCTCATTTCATTgccctttatttttttatctctctctttcacacacacatattaaaAGCCCAAAATCACATCCTCATTTCTACCTTCATCTTCTACATAACATTAGCCACATTCTTTGCAACACACTGATTTTCAGTTTTCCTTTTTAGAGAGAAACAagggtcaattttttttaattttgtttttcatcaattattgatttatttgacCCTTTTTTTCATTCCAAATTTTGACAACAAACTCCCAATGATTTAGCACCCACATTAAAAATCTGCACTTTATTTTCcatttccaaatacccatcATTATATTCTCAGTAAACCAATAAAATTttcattctttaatttttttatattttgattattgcTTTTTAGGAATCTTGAAAATGGCACCTAGTTTTGATTACTTGGCATCAAGTTTACTTTGTGCAGAAGATAATGATGgtatttttgatgatgattgtgaTGATTTGTTATGGGATcatgaaaacaatcaaaatcaaatatttgtCAAAAATCTTGAAACTCAAGATTTCCCTTTGCAAAGTGATGAAAGTTTGAATTTATTGATTGAAAAAGAATGTGAACAATTTGTTggattttttgattatttgaataaattgaaaaatggTAACTTGGATTTGGTTGCTAGGCAAGAGGCTGTTGATTGGATTTTAAAGGTTTgcatttcaacattttttattttaataatctcaaattatatgtttgatttgtatattttggttaataagtttttattattgatttttactAGGTTCATGATCATTTTAATTTTGGGCCTCTATGTGCATATTTAGCAATTAATTATTTGGACAGATTTCTTGCTGTTTATGAATTACCGGtgagttatatttatatatttaattcaatCACAATTTATGATTTCGTTTCTCATATTGCATTTATTGTGTTAACtaaaatgaaacattttttttaatggtgatTCTTAAATAAGGCCAAAGCATGGATGATGCAATTGTTAGCAGTATCTTGTTTATCATTAGCAGCAAAAGTGGAAGAGACTGAAGTACCAAGCATACTAGATTTGCAGGTCAAGATGCTAATTTGACTAAAGTTGTTGACTTTTTTGTGGGGTCAGAGTAATTTTGACAATGAAGTTGGTTTTTACAATTTTGATTGAATTTATAGGTTGGTGGATCAAGATTCTTATTTGAAGCAAAAACCATTCAAAAAATGGAACTACTTGTGTTGACAACATTGAAATGGAGGATGCATTCAGTGACTCCTTTCtcttttattgatgattttCTTGTGAAAGTCAATGGTGGTCAACccatttcaaaatctttgaTCTTGACATCAACCCAACTCATTTTATGCTTAGTTAAAGGTAAAAGTAATGATATTTTGACTGGTATCATAGATTGTAGTTGGAATTTTTGATGAGGATATATGGGCTGAAATTGTGAGTTGATCATGTAGGAGTTGAGTTTTTGGAGTTTAGACCTTCTGAAATAGCAGCAGCAGTGGCAAGCTATGTGATGGTATCAGCTCAAATTTCTCCCCTTGACCATTTTGTTCAAGAGGTAATGATCCAAAAATGGTTTACACTATGCATGTTTAGTCGTAAATTGAAACTCAAAAATTTTATAGGTATATGTCTAGTCGTTAATACCAAATATCGCTTGATATAGGTCACAGGTTCAAATCTTACCCTTTTAAGAGCGGCTTCATTTGCCGCTCGTTGTCCCTGTGTTGGTCCTTGAGGAAGGGTCATATTGGAAACGTAGATACGGGTCAAGTGTTGCCCAACAATCCATCCATGTCTTAGAAATAGAACTCGATTATTGTTGAATGATAGAAAGATGTTCTTTAAGCAAATCAAAACCTTTAACCATATATAATCATTCCTAACTTAAGCACAATGTACACCTTTCACTACATGGTATAGAAGTCTTAAGAGCACACAAACATATCCCTTTCCACAAATATGGTAGTTACACATTAAACTTGATTACCTGACACCAAAATACAGATATAAACGATTTTGTAGCAAGAAAACAGAAAAGGCAAAACTGAAACTAAATGCAACACAAGACTTGTGTAATAACTAAAGGTTGTACATATATGATTTTGCCCATGAAAGAAAGACCTTGCTTTCTGCAGTATATTGATTCAAGATTATTTGATTGTTGGTTTTGCAGGAGAGGGTTCTTAAATGCATAGATTTCTTGAAAGAGCTAAATGGTAAGTGTACAAGTAGCTTAAGGAATAGCACATTGACATCAATGCCAAAAAGTCCAATTGGTGTGTTGGAGGCTGCATGTTTTAGCAATAAAACTGATGAATCAACAGTTGAGTCATGTCTTAGCTCTGCCAAAAAGAGAAGACTTGACAATACATGCTTTAAGTTGGAGAATTAGTTTACTTTTAGTATGCAATAAGTtggatggattttttttttatttggtaaGCTTAGTATTTAGTGTGATTTAAGTTCCAAGataatggaagaaaaaaaaagaaaagtgttGAGCTTTAAGCTGTTAAATATTAGACTTCTTAGCAGCTTGGGAGAAGAGAGTTTAGACTCAGATTGGAAGATTACTTTGGAAATATACGATGAGTTATGTATTTTTCGGTAGATATGGTTTATGGTACACCTTATATAAGTACAAGAATTGTTTGAGTTGTGACTTGTAAATTGCAtacatataaaatgtatattagAAAAATATCTGCATCAATGAAATGACTAATCAATTCACTATCGACTCTTTACTGATCTATTTTACGATCAATATGAGAATGTATATCACGAGATGTATACACTTTATGATTTGAGATTTTGAACCTGGTATCTTTTGGTACATGCCTGATGCCCCAACCAAAAATGTAACAGTTATCGATGTTGCCAAATATGTAACTGAACTAGACTAAACATTGTATTGTACACACACTTTACTTACCGGCTAATCCGACAAAGAAGTTTTGGAATGCTTTAGCTTTAGATGGATACTCAATATAGGTGATAACCAGATCACCTATTAGGCTATAACACCAAATCTATTTTATTCCTAAACTACCCCAATAATCTTAAACTATCCTATGTCAGTGATTGAATCTTGGACTTTACATATACCAAGTTACCCACTCTACATTGTTTTAGATTTTCTAGTTAATGAAAACCTTTTCCCATGTGAATATTGAAATTGCACTTTAAAGATGCCCGATTGGAAAGCTATTTGAAGCTATGGGCCATGGGCCAACTTTGGGAGTCCAAGCATGTCATGGGTAGACAAATTCCGATTCCCTTTGTGTCATACCCTAGCTATTTATTCAGAGCTTTCTTGATGCAGGACTCGAGTTTTTTTAAGGAGGGAATGGTAAGGTCTATGGAATAGGAAGAGAGGTAAAGCCATCTTGTGCTCACAATTAGCTTCCAAGGTTCAAAATGTATAACCTTTAAGAATTGCATACAATTAGCTAGCTACTTAATAAAATGATCATAGCcaataaaaaagttacattcaGGTTCGAGACTCACTCtccacaattatatatatatatatatatatattgccggtagagctgagagaaaaaaagattgaattctCTAGCTTCTGATTGGCTGatggttttattttcttgtgttttgattggttaatctatttttggaaatgatttaaaatttatttaagaaGAATCTTTTCATtagtaaagttaaatataaaacaaatatattagtaattatatatgGAATTTAAAGAAGATGCTTAATACTAGATAcaaacaaattattaaaaaaaaatacggagtataatagtttttatttatttttaatttaatttgaacataataaaaaccaaattaatataTGGGTTGATAAATTGACTGCAGTCTATATAACTAGAACACAATTGTGAAACATAATGAAAAAACATTATtaccatatatttttaaacatgtgattttttaaagttcgtTTAAAGAAGTGGGATTATGTACTCCACCATTATTGTTCATGCAAgaattataactatttatagtgtataatttttctcaaatttataattaaatttttttaacaataagagttttttttagcCTACATAAATATTCATAgaaagttttatatatgatatacgttTGTTAGTTAGGACCACCCCAATTGGGATGACAGGTTATAAATCTTTAACCTTAGTCAGACCCACTaaagtttaatataataaactacAACCAAAACCCAACTTGCCTCAACTTGTAGGTTTGTGGATTATTAGGTTAAATGGGTTGTTATTGGATCAATTTAGTCAAATTAGTTGTTTTGTAGACAAATTGGTTGACGGGTTGAAATGTCAAATGTGTGGTTTTTTGTCAAACGGATcagtattaattaaaaacaaattaatataaaaatatttcagGTTGGGAGGTGGACCTAGAGGTGTACAAAAAACCGGGTTGAAACCCGAACCTGAACCCAAAATTGGTCAACAACCGGGTCTGACCCAAC
The Erigeron canadensis isolate Cc75 chromosome 2, C_canadensis_v1, whole genome shotgun sequence DNA segment above includes these coding regions:
- the LOC122589424 gene encoding cyclin-D4-1-like; translated protein: MAPSFDYLASSLLCAEDNDGIFDDDCDDLLWDHENNQNQIFVKNLETQDFPLQSDESLNLLIEKECEQFVGFFDYLNKLKNGNLDLVARQEAVDWILKVHDHFNFGPLCAYLAINYLDRFLAVYELPAKAWMMQLLAVSCLSLAAKVEETEVPSILDLQVGGSRFLFEAKTIQKMELLVLTTLKWRMHSVTPFSFIDDFLVKVNGGQPISKSLILTSTQLILCLVKGVEFLEFRPSEIAAAVASYVMVSAQISPLDHFVQEERVLKCIDFLKELNGKCTSSLRNSTLTSMPKSPIGVLEAACFSNKTDESTVESCLSSAKKRRLDNTCFKLEN